The proteins below come from a single Tachypleus tridentatus isolate NWPU-2018 chromosome 13, ASM421037v1, whole genome shotgun sequence genomic window:
- the LOC143238662 gene encoding uncharacterized protein LOC143238662 isoform X2 — MLISEKEDLKIEKARNNEFLSHLTKNKEDIESQLKVTKQYLQDVSSQVENLKGENKYLKCQLDNVKVVFNGLAFEIGLEDESQKIIVEKSRELKSNIQHIVKNKKNLETNLKDVEKILEEKTVLCECLSEKIQHHEMTQKQQEEQFWNQMSNS, encoded by the exons atgttGATTTCTGAGAAGGAGGATCTGAAAATTGAAAAGGCAAGAAATAATGAATTTCTCTCACACTTGACCAAAAATAAAGAAGATATTGAGTCCCAATTGAAAGTAACAAAACAGTATCTTCAAGATGTCAGTTCTCAAGTGGAGAATTTAAAAGGtgaaaataaatatctgaaatgCCAGCTGGATAATGTTAAGGTAGTGTTTAATGGATTAGCATTTGAAATAGGATTAGAGGACGAATCACAAAAAATTATTGTGGAAAAGTCTCGggaattaaaatcaaatattcagcatattgtgaaaaataagaaaaatctagaaacaaatttaaaagatGTTGAGAAAATACTAGAAGAAAAAACAGTCTTGTGTGAATGTTTGTCAGAAAAAATTCAACATCATGAAATGACTCAAAAGCAACAAGAA GAACAGTTTTGGAACCAAATGTCAAACAGCTGA
- the LOC143238662 gene encoding uncharacterized protein LOC143238662 isoform X1 encodes MLISEKEDLKIEKARNNEFLSHLTKNKEDIESQLKVTKQYLQDVSSQVENLKGENKYLKCQLDNVKVVFNGLAFEIGLEDESQKIIVEKSRELKSNIQHIVKNKKNLETNLKDVEKILEEKTVLCECLSEKIQHHEMTQKQQELHLNYVKDLEERLEKVG; translated from the exons atgttGATTTCTGAGAAGGAGGATCTGAAAATTGAAAAGGCAAGAAATAATGAATTTCTCTCACACTTGACCAAAAATAAAGAAGATATTGAGTCCCAATTGAAAGTAACAAAACAGTATCTTCAAGATGTCAGTTCTCAAGTGGAGAATTTAAAAGGtgaaaataaatatctgaaatgCCAGCTGGATAATGTTAAGGTAGTGTTTAATGGATTAGCATTTGAAATAGGATTAGAGGACGAATCACAAAAAATTATTGTGGAAAAGTCTCGggaattaaaatcaaatattcagcatattgtgaaaaataagaaaaatctagaaacaaatttaaaagatGTTGAGAAAATACTAGAAGAAAAAACAGTCTTGTGTGAATGTTTGTCAGAAAAAATTCAACATCATGAAATGACTCAAAAGCAACAAGAA CTACATTTAAACTACGTAAAAGACTTGGAAGAGAGACTAGAAAAAGTAGGATGA
- the LOC143238663 gene encoding uncharacterized protein LOC143238663, producing MSSHRWSSFSRGRQVAKASMSIMEEESLVEEEEDTGNPEESKADDVYQRTFKTSRRKCRRIDRKKGWRSCKKHCLTQGRGPKWKMILKLVNLLKVIRILLRRKVLKSSLKNLKLNLSV from the exons ATGTCCAGTCATCGCTGGTCCAGTTTTAGTCGAGGAAGGCAAGTGGCTAAGGCTTCTATGTCAATAATGGAAGAAGAAAGTCTTGTAGAGGAGGAAGAAGACACTGGTAATCCAGAGGAGTCCAAAGCTGATGATGTATATCAG CGAACATTTAAGACAAGCAGAAGAAAATGCAGAAGAATTGATAGAAAAAAAGGTTGGAGATCATGCAAAAAGCACTGTTTAACTCAAGGAAGAGGGCCAAAATGGAAGATGATTTTGAAGCTAGTGAATCTTTTGAAAGTGATTAGGATCCTTCTGAG GAGGAAGGTCTTAAAAAGCAGCTTGAAGAACTTGAAATTAAATTTGAGtgtgtaa